The Esox lucius isolate fEsoLuc1 chromosome 20, fEsoLuc1.pri, whole genome shotgun sequence region GAACCCCTGAGATATTTACATAAATGGACAACTATTGTGGCACAATTCTGACACTTTCTGAAAGATAGGAAAGAGACTGTTATCAGATCATGAGGGACTCGCCTGTGTAATTTACTGACTATGGTTTCATGAGACAAGGCAAATAGCAGCTGCAAGACATGATTCAATAAAACCTGTTTGGTGATTATGATAGAATCCTCATAAAAGGTCTGAGGTGAGCTGCCACCCTCTTGGGATAAAGTTGACAGTCTGTGTTCAGCAAAGATATGGGCCAATAGCTTGAGCATTCAGGAGGATCATTGTGAAGTTATAGCAAGTGTGTTTACATAATAATCAACTTATTATCTCCCAGGTTCCCTTTAATTATAATTTCGTTTTCATTAAAGATCTGACAGCATAACCTGGTgcatttacattaacattttaagttaGCTTGCAAGTCCTCTCGATGGCTAGCTACCCAGCATTGCTCATATGAGCTTGTTTGCGGCAATTAATTGTTTAGGATACCACGCCATGTTGTTAAACACCATATAACAATTCTGCGTTCAGAGAAATTTCCTGTGAACTGATAAGTTGTGATAATGATGGAAGGTAGGAGTTACGACTATGCACCCCCTTCAAAAGATAATATTTGCAAAAGATCATTCTTACCTCGTCAGCCCATGAAGCTACAGTATTGGCAAGTATATCTCTATTGTGGGGCGTAAAGGTTATAAACAATTGTGACAAGTTTCTGAAACTGTTTCCCAGCTGTATAAAAAGAGTCAGAACATCTGGACCGAAACAGGTATCTGAATGAAGACAGAATGAAGACCACTGCCTTTCTGTTGTTATCTCTGTGCTGCTACAGTCTGTCTGGGGCTCAAGAAGAGACCCAGaagattgaaaatgaaaataaaaaccagcCACGCAATTGCCATCCTGACATGTGTAAACTGATTGAAGACTTTGGTGCCATGGAGGAGAAACTGCGCACTACAGTAGAAAAACTGAGAGCCGTGGAAATTAAACTCAAAGTTACTCAATACCAACTTGAGGAACTGAAGAATAAGGGGAAAACTAAGGTGATATTTTCGGCAGCCATAGGCGGGTATGGTGCCATTGGGCCATTCAACCATGTCACCACCCTGATCTACAAAACTGTAATCACTAACATCGGCAGTGCCTACAACCCAAGTACAGGTGTATTTGTTGCTCCTGTTCGAGGGGTCTACCACTTCACCTTCTTCTACCATGCGGGAGGAAATCTACGCAAAGAAATTGACTTGTTCAAGAATGAACAGCTAATTGCTG contains the following coding sequences:
- the LOC105010053 gene encoding complement C1q-like protein 2, with protein sequence MKTTAFLLLSLCCYSLSGAQEETQKIENENKNQPRNCHPDMCKLIEDFGAMEEKLRTTVEKLRAVEIKLKVTQYQLEELKNKGKTKVIFSAAIGGYGAIGPFNHVTTLIYKTVITNIGSAYNPSTGVFVAPVRGVYHFTFFYHAGGNLRKEIDLFKNEQLIAAAADHASNADTADNGGNAVSLQLEVGDRVYISLSANTYVWDSIGLTTFSGFLLS